In Planococcus sp. MB-3u-03, the DNA window CAATATCCACATTTTGTGGATAACACCCCTTAACATCAGGTGATTTGTGCACAAATTACTCTAAAATACAAAATACCATGCGGTCGTGTTTGTTGATATCTTTTTTGCAATAGACGCGTGCTTCAGGCAAGGCTTTTTGGAACAATTCCGTTACAGCGGCACCTTGGCTGCTGCCGATTTCAAGCCCGATGATGCCTGGGCGGCTGATCAATCCAGGTACTTGTTCTGCCAATGTTTCGTAAGCCGCAAGCCCGTTGCTGTCTGCGAATAAAGCTTCATGCGGCTCGAATTCGCGAACGGTATCAGACAAGCCCGGCGCTTCGTGATGGGCGATGTACGGCGGGTTGGACAGGATGATATCCCATTTTCTCCCCGCAAGCGGCGCTGCTAGGTCCCCTTTTGTGAAATGGACATCTGCGCTCAAAGATTCAGCATTGCGTTCCGCCATGAACAAGGCTTCTTCGGAAATATCCGTCGCCATCACTTCCGCTTCAGGCAATTCGCATTTCAAGGTGATCGCAATGACTCCGCTGCCTGTTCCGATATCAGCTGCCTGTACTTCTTCCGTACCGAAAAGCTCACGCTTCAACTTCAAGGTTTCTTCGATCAGCTCTTCTGTTTCCGGGCGTGGGATGAGAACAGCTGGCGAAACTTGGAAGGTTCTGCCGTAAAATTGTTCAATGCCCGTCAAATGCTGGACGGGTACGCCTTCAACCAATTCTTCGACATTGGCCCAATAGGCTTCAAATTGGCGCTCTTCGATTTTATCGCGCATTGCTGCGACCAAACCGGAGTAATCCACTCCCAATTCATGCTGCAACAGAATACGGGCCGGCGTTTCTTCACGGCCGTATTGCTTTACATAATTTGTCGCTTGCTCCAAGGCTTCATATACAAATTCCACTGTCGTTAAGGTTTCAACTTTGTTCATTGTTCAAACTCTCCATCCTCGTTGATTGTTCATCGATCACCAGGGCGTCAACAATTTCATCCATCTTGCCTTGCAGGATTTGATCCAGCTTCTGGATGGTCAATCCGATACGATGGTCCGTCACTCGGTTTTGCGGGAAGTTGTAAGTGCGGATGCGCTCTGAACGGTCACCTGTACCGACAGCGGATTTACGTACGGAATCATATTCAGCTTGTGCTTCTTGTTGGAATTTTTCATATACGCGGGCGCGCAACACTTTCATGGCACTCGCTTTATTCTTGATCTGGGATTTCTCATCTTGGCACGTGACGACAATATTTGTCGGTAAATGCGTCAAGCGCACCGCCGACATCGTCGTATTGACCGATTGGCCCCCTGCACCTGATGATGCATAGGTATCGACACGGATATCGTTATCGTGGATATCGACTTCGACTTCTTCTACTTCCGGCAAACATGCGACCGTCGCTGTCGAAGTATGGATGCGTCCCCCGGATTCGGTTTCAGGAACACGCTGTACACGGTGGGCGCCGTTTTCGTATTTCAGCTTGGAATAAGCGCCTTTGCCGGTCACCATAAAGACCAATTCCTTAAATCCGCCAATTTCCGTCTGGTTCGAGTCCATGATTTGGACTTTCCATCCGTTAGTTTCAGCAAAGCGGGAATACATCTTGAACAAATCGCCTGCAAATAGGGCCGCTTCATCGCCGCCTGCTGCACCGCGGATTTCCATGATGACGTTTTTATCATCG includes these proteins:
- the prmC gene encoding peptide chain release factor N(5)-glutamine methyltransferase, giving the protein MNKVETLTTVEFVYEALEQATNYVKQYGREETPARILLQHELGVDYSGLVAAMRDKIEERQFEAYWANVEELVEGVPVQHLTGIEQFYGRTFQVSPAVLIPRPETEELIEETLKLKRELFGTEEVQAADIGTGSGVIAITLKCELPEAEVMATDISEEALFMAERNAESLSADVHFTKGDLAAPLAGRKWDIILSNPPYIAHHEAPGLSDTVREFEPHEALFADSNGLAAYETLAEQVPGLISRPGIIGLEIGSSQGAAVTELFQKALPEARVYCKKDINKHDRMVFCILE